In a genomic window of Barnesiella propionica:
- a CDS encoding site-specific integrase: MGRPKRIYPLGKYRLRAPKDAEKDKTYPVELEYTWNRQIIRKTTNVFVKVADWNQNGNQGRGEIRVSHGNEAKRLNQLLLARVERIDSLLAEYNEKHPNQITVDVISGFLADKPLARRDQGKDFVEFTLERLASDYSRNRIGRSRYENGKSCMNIFQTFLRATKQGTYRPDSIFVGDMTPELLDSYIEWRREIKQNSDATINHSLTPILKACAYACEMNIMEPAINARIQDMRIVTKVSLSEEENEFDGKSLTKEQMLALLEYYRTCMAPRRKEFLEMFFFAFHACGLRVVDVMTLQWKHIDFARNELRKVMIKTNKRHVIPLTEPALHILQQWQEKREGCKYVFNLVKESLDLDDAEALYKARNNATKCINQSLAVVGEQIGLPFSLSMHVARHSFAVFALNKGLSMSVVSRLLGHGSTDVTEKVYARFLPETLSAEVARLKEEFTPLEII; this comes from the coding sequence ATGGGAAGACCGAAAAGAATATATCCGTTAGGCAAATATCGCCTTCGTGCTCCAAAGGATGCCGAAAAAGACAAGACTTATCCTGTCGAGTTGGAATATACTTGGAACAGGCAGATAATCCGTAAGACAACGAATGTCTTTGTCAAGGTTGCGGACTGGAACCAGAACGGCAATCAGGGACGTGGCGAGATTCGTGTAAGTCACGGCAATGAGGCCAAACGGCTGAATCAGCTTCTGCTGGCTCGTGTTGAACGGATCGATAGTCTGCTTGCGGAGTACAACGAAAAGCATCCAAATCAAATAACGGTAGATGTCATTTCCGGCTTTCTTGCAGACAAGCCTCTTGCCCGACGCGACCAGGGAAAAGATTTCGTGGAGTTCACATTGGAACGCCTCGCTTCTGATTATTCGAGAAACAGAATCGGAAGAAGTCGGTATGAGAACGGAAAGAGTTGCATGAATATATTCCAGACCTTTTTGAGAGCGACCAAACAAGGGACTTACCGTCCGGATTCTATTTTTGTCGGTGATATGACTCCTGAGCTTTTGGACAGTTATATAGAATGGCGCAGGGAAATCAAGCAGAACAGCGATGCAACCATCAATCATTCTTTGACACCTATCCTGAAAGCCTGTGCGTATGCCTGTGAAATGAACATCATGGAGCCGGCTATAAATGCGAGGATTCAAGATATGCGTATAGTTACCAAAGTTTCTTTGTCGGAGGAGGAAAACGAATTTGACGGAAAAAGTTTGACTAAAGAACAGATGCTGGCCTTGCTGGAGTATTACAGGACTTGTATGGCCCCTCGAAGGAAAGAGTTTTTAGAAATGTTTTTCTTCGCATTTCACGCTTGCGGACTCCGTGTGGTGGATGTGATGACTTTGCAGTGGAAACACATTGACTTTGCAAGAAACGAGCTACGAAAGGTTATGATCAAGACAAACAAACGCCATGTGATACCACTTACTGAACCTGCCCTGCACATCTTGCAGCAATGGCAGGAAAAACGTGAAGGGTGTAAATATGTATTCAATCTTGTGAAGGAATCTCTGGATTTGGATGATGCGGAGGCACTTTATAAGGCCCGCAACAATGCGACCAAATGTATCAACCAATCACTGGCTGTCGTTGGTGAACAAATCGGCTTGCCTTTCAGCCTTTCGATGCATGTGGCCCGACATTCGTTTGCCGTCTTTGCTTTGAACAAAGGCTTGTCGATGTCTGTAGTCAGCCGATTGCTCGGTCATGGCAGTACGGATGTAACGGAGAAAGTCTATGCCCGTTTCTTGCCGGAAACCTTGTCTGCTGAAGTAGCCCGGCTGAAAGAAGAGTTCACTCCGCTTGAAATAATCTGA
- a CDS encoding DUF3987 domain-containing protein, which yields MYDNLHLTNMLRSEVEHIPETGLPLDVFPDKIQEIILNLARYENFNVEYTASIILSAVATAIGNSCHIRIKGEWKTCPSLYMMLVGRPGLGKTPPLGFIYKPINEYDDRLHEKYNEECDEYERAMSVGKHGNEVEGQLLKKPNFVTTVIYDSTPEAMMNIHQYNQRGITLVVDEILALFNSVKRYNSKNNLIEDLLTAYSGQPLKVIRKSESRPILIKNPCINVIGSVQTNMLQEVFRTEFLANGLLDRFLFVYPKNRKISGWRREERNTVRPDIMNQWRTIINRVFSIPCILDEKGMTVNPRILTMSDDAEECFYEWYNGIIDAVNAIEDDADVESRKMKLNGHVARLALLFQIMKWATDDDDMQYIEQDSVRSAIRMIDYYEETYRRIQEAIVINSIGETKESWLSLLGETFTSGDAVVAGRKVDMSRRTVYYALDQLCRLQHPLIAKLQHGVYRKLVAENTDAPCTFALSFGKDAMLSSRSAKVQSATTENSGNHE from the coding sequence ATGTATGATAATCTGCATCTGACAAATATGCTCCGTTCTGAGGTTGAGCATATTCCAGAAACGGGACTTCCGTTGGATGTTTTCCCCGACAAAATACAGGAGATTATCTTGAATCTTGCCAGATACGAAAATTTTAATGTAGAATATACAGCTTCTATTATCCTTTCTGCTGTTGCTACTGCAATAGGTAACTCTTGCCATATCCGTATAAAGGGCGAGTGGAAAACTTGCCCTTCCCTTTATATGATGTTGGTCGGTCGTCCTGGGCTTGGGAAGACTCCTCCTCTCGGTTTTATATATAAGCCGATTAATGAGTATGATGACCGGTTGCATGAGAAATATAACGAGGAATGTGATGAATATGAAAGAGCCATGTCCGTAGGCAAGCACGGAAATGAAGTGGAAGGGCAGTTGCTCAAGAAACCGAATTTTGTAACTACTGTCATTTATGATTCTACTCCTGAGGCGATGATGAATATTCATCAGTATAATCAACGTGGGATAACATTGGTTGTCGATGAAATTTTGGCTTTGTTCAATTCGGTTAAAAGGTACAATAGCAAGAACAACCTCATTGAAGATTTGCTGACAGCTTATAGCGGACAGCCGTTAAAGGTTATCCGCAAGTCCGAATCACGTCCTATTCTAATCAAGAATCCATGTATAAATGTCATAGGTTCGGTACAGACAAATATGCTGCAGGAAGTCTTCCGTACAGAATTTCTTGCCAATGGATTGCTTGACCGCTTTCTGTTTGTCTATCCCAAAAACAGAAAAATATCCGGATGGAGACGGGAAGAAAGAAATACAGTCCGTCCTGATATTATGAATCAATGGAGAACAATAATCAACAGAGTCTTCAGTATCCCTTGTATTCTTGATGAGAAAGGCATGACGGTAAATCCCCGTATTCTAACAATGTCCGATGATGCGGAGGAATGCTTTTACGAATGGTATAATGGAATTATCGATGCTGTAAATGCTATTGAGGATGATGCTGATGTGGAAAGCCGTAAAATGAAACTCAACGGGCATGTCGCACGCCTTGCACTATTGTTCCAGATAATGAAATGGGCAACTGATGATGACGATATGCAGTATATCGAACAGGATTCTGTAAGGTCGGCAATCCGTATGATTGATTATTACGAAGAAACATACAGGAGGATTCAGGAAGCCATTGTCATAAACAGTATAGGTGAAACGAAGGAATCTTGGCTTTCCCTGTTGGGAGAGACATTTACTTCTGGGGATGCTGTTGTTGCAGGTAGAAAAGTTGATATGTCCAGACGTACTGTTTATTATGCGCTTGACCAGCTGTGCCGGCTTCAACATCCCCTTATAGCCAAACTCCAGCATGGAGTCTATCGTAAACTTGTAGCAGAAAACACTGATGCACCTTGCACTTTTGCACTTTCCTTTGGTAAGGATGCCATGCTATCCTCTCGAAGTGCAAAAGTGCAAAGTGCAACGACAGAAAACTCCGGGAATCATGAGTGA
- a CDS encoding MerR family transcriptional regulator produces the protein MAKKLQVETICERELLEKILRIVERQEKLPSANKVAANCLYDNKSLMAKLGIKEKYLKKLRDNGYLGYSREGDKYWYTQEDVDRFLRRFHYEAFAVGDVLPEQGGDYHV, from the coding sequence ATGGCAAAGAAATTACAGGTAGAGACTATATGTGAAAGAGAATTGTTAGAAAAGATTCTCCGCATAGTAGAACGACAAGAAAAACTGCCATCTGCAAATAAGGTGGCGGCGAATTGTCTGTATGACAACAAATCCTTGATGGCAAAATTGGGTATCAAGGAGAAATATCTGAAGAAATTACGGGACAACGGCTACCTCGGCTATTCCCGTGAAGGTGATAAGTATTGGTATACTCAGGAGGATGTGGACCGCTTTCTAAGGCGTTTCCATTATGAAGCCTTTGCAGTCGGGGATGTTTTACCGGAACAGGGAGGAGACTATCATGTATGA
- a CDS encoding DUF2795 domain-containing protein, which produces MYWTLELASKLEDAPWPATKEELIDYAMRSGAPLEVIENLQEMEDEGETYECIEDIWPDYPSKEDFFFNEEEY; this is translated from the coding sequence ATGTACTGGACGTTAGAATTAGCATCAAAGCTGGAAGATGCACCATGGCCCGCTACGAAAGAGGAACTTATTGACTATGCCATGCGTTCGGGCGCGCCACTTGAAGTAATCGAGAATCTCCAGGAGATGGAGGATGAAGGAGAGACTTACGAATGTATAGAAGACATCTGGCCCGATTACCCCAGCAAAGAGGATTTCTTTTTCAATGAGGAAGAGTATTGA
- the serS gene encoding serine--tRNA ligase, with product MLTLNVIKENPGEVIRRLAIKHFDGEALINKVIELDKQRRAAQAELDGKLAELKTLATQTGQLMKAGKKEEADVIKNKTAEIKESNKILEETMKSAENEITNILLGIPNLPCSMVPEGRTAEDNLIEKEGGKIPELPEDALPHWELAKKYDLIDFELGVKITGAGFPVYKGKGARLQRALISFFLDNAREAGYLEIQPPYVVNAASGYGTGQLPDKEGQMYHCNEDDLYLIPTAEVPVTNLYRDVIFNENDLPVKNTAYSACFRREAGSYGKDVRGLNRLHQFDKVEIVRIERPENSYNALKEMIDYVQTLVEKLELPWHILRLCGGDMSFTSAITFDFEVYSAAQKRWLEVSSVSNFESYQANRLKCRYKGSDKKTQLCHTLNGSALALPRIVAALLENNQTPEGIRIPKALVPYTGFDIIN from the coding sequence ATGCTTACATTAAATGTAATAAAAGAAAATCCCGGAGAAGTAATTCGCCGACTGGCTATTAAACATTTCGACGGAGAGGCTCTTATTAATAAAGTCATAGAACTGGATAAACAAAGGCGTGCCGCACAGGCAGAGCTGGATGGAAAACTCGCAGAACTGAAAACTTTGGCGACACAAACCGGACAATTGATGAAAGCCGGAAAAAAGGAAGAAGCCGACGTAATAAAAAATAAAACAGCCGAAATCAAAGAATCCAACAAAATTCTGGAAGAAACTATGAAATCGGCAGAGAATGAGATAACAAATATTCTATTGGGCATACCTAATCTTCCCTGCTCCATGGTTCCTGAAGGACGTACAGCAGAAGATAACTTAATAGAAAAAGAAGGAGGTAAAATTCCCGAATTGCCCGAAGACGCCCTCCCCCACTGGGAACTGGCAAAGAAATACGATTTAATAGATTTCGAATTAGGCGTAAAGATCACCGGAGCCGGATTCCCCGTATATAAAGGAAAGGGAGCCCGTCTACAACGCGCACTCATTTCTTTCTTTCTGGATAACGCCCGAGAAGCCGGTTACCTCGAAATACAGCCGCCTTATGTAGTAAATGCCGCATCAGGATATGGTACCGGACAATTACCCGATAAAGAAGGGCAAATGTACCACTGCAATGAGGACGATCTTTATCTTATCCCCACTGCCGAAGTACCGGTAACGAATTTGTACCGGGATGTAATTTTCAATGAAAACGATTTGCCGGTAAAAAATACGGCATATTCAGCTTGTTTCCGCCGGGAAGCCGGATCATACGGAAAGGACGTACGGGGACTCAACCGCCTCCACCAATTCGATAAAGTGGAAATAGTACGTATCGAACGTCCTGAGAACTCTTATAACGCATTAAAAGAGATGATCGATTATGTACAAACTCTGGTCGAAAAACTGGAACTGCCCTGGCATATACTTCGTCTATGCGGAGGAGACATGAGTTTTACATCTGCTATTACATTCGACTTCGAAGTCTATTCTGCTGCGCAAAAACGCTGGCTCGAAGTCAGTTCTGTTTCCAACTTCGAAAGCTATCAGGCCAATCGCCTGAAATGCCGTTATAAAGGAAGTGACAAAAAGACACAGCTCTGCCATACTCTCAACGGCAGTGCCCTGGCATTGCCTCGTATCGTAGCAGCGTTACTGGAAAACAACCAGACCCCAGAAGGGATACGTATCCCTAAAGCACTGGTCCCATATACAGGTTTCGATATCATAAACTGA
- the ftsA gene encoding cell division protein FtsA, translated as MEVEKYIVALELGSSKITGLAGYKNEEGQLIVSAIEKEDIAEYIKRGCIVNVRETAGRVKKIITKLENRIAPHKITKLYVGISGQSLHSIDTTIPLQLPEDTQITDSIIERIIAESKRIPVANTEIISVLPTEYIIDNRPEKNPVGVFGSNIEANLKLIVAKPSLKKNIDTRLVEEIKLPVAGFILTPIVSASQVLTDEEKKLGCILVDFGAETTTVSIYKNDYLRYLVTIPLGSRNITRDIASLNVTESDAERIKILLGDAMGSRVDKDMKFNIEGIDSTQVNLNTCSRVIEARIEEIVENVLAQIRYAKFDNKQLSAGIIIIGGGSKLKNIQELLAEKSGMKVRKGTLRKDIIIDSKERNTGIEFIEGISILAAGNNICTVLPKQDKVEEEEEFYVPSKKEDKKKLKKIKEESHKNRNPFGGIVETLKNVSKKLLDESDEQIK; from the coding sequence ATGGAAGTAGAAAAATATATCGTGGCACTGGAATTGGGCAGTTCTAAAATTACGGGACTGGCCGGTTATAAAAATGAAGAAGGACAACTCATAGTCTCGGCCATTGAAAAAGAAGACATCGCCGAATACATCAAAAGAGGATGTATAGTGAATGTCCGGGAAACTGCCGGAAGGGTAAAAAAAATTATTACCAAACTGGAAAACCGGATCGCCCCTCATAAGATCACTAAATTATATGTAGGAATTTCGGGACAGTCCCTCCACAGCATAGATACAACTATTCCGCTTCAATTACCGGAAGATACACAAATTACAGATAGTATTATAGAACGTATCATTGCCGAAAGTAAAAGAATTCCCGTAGCTAATACCGAAATTATCAGCGTATTGCCGACCGAATATATTATAGATAATCGTCCTGAAAAAAATCCGGTAGGAGTATTCGGTTCGAATATAGAAGCCAATCTTAAACTGATTGTCGCCAAACCGTCATTGAAAAAAAATATAGATACACGTCTTGTCGAAGAGATAAAGCTCCCAGTTGCAGGCTTCATTCTGACTCCCATCGTTTCGGCCTCTCAAGTACTTACCGATGAAGAAAAAAAATTAGGATGTATCTTAGTCGATTTTGGAGCGGAAACCACAACTGTATCTATCTACAAAAACGATTATTTACGCTATCTGGTCACTATACCATTAGGGAGCAGGAACATCACACGGGATATCGCCAGTCTCAATGTAACAGAATCGGACGCCGAACGTATCAAAATATTATTGGGTGATGCGATGGGTTCACGTGTAGACAAAGATATGAAATTCAATATCGAAGGCATAGACTCCACACAAGTTAACCTGAATACATGCTCCCGGGTTATTGAAGCGCGCATCGAAGAAATAGTGGAGAATGTCCTGGCACAGATACGTTATGCAAAATTTGACAATAAACAATTGTCAGCGGGTATCATTATTATCGGCGGAGGCTCCAAACTTAAGAACATACAAGAACTCCTGGCCGAAAAAAGCGGCATGAAAGTAAGAAAAGGCACTCTGAGAAAAGATATTATCATAGACAGCAAAGAAAGAAATACCGGAATAGAATTTATAGAAGGAATCTCTATTCTGGCTGCCGGAAATAATATTTGTACAGTTCTCCCGAAACAGGATAAAGTGGAAGAAGAGGAAGAGTTTTACGTTCCTTCCAAAAAAGAAGACAAGAAAAAATTAAAGAAAATAAAAGAAGAAAGTCACAAGAACAGAAACCCGTTCGGCGGAATTGTAGAGACACTCAAAAATGTGTCTAAAAAATTGCTGGATGAAAGTGACGAACAAATCAAATAA
- the ftsZ gene encoding cell division protein FtsZ gives MDENEMMDFGFKSASPSIIKVIGVGGGGGNAVNHMYKQGINDVTFVLCNTDNQALTKSPIPRKVQLGKSITQGLGAGNKPEIARAAAEESEEEISKLFNDGTKMVFITAGMGGGTGTGAAPVVARIAKGLGVLTVGIVTIPFLFEGEPKIRKALAGVEEMRQYVDALLVINNERLSEIYPDLNFMNAFAKADDTLTTAARSIAEIITTNSHVNLDFADVNTTLRDGGVAIISTGFGSGEKRLTKAIEDALHSPLLNNKDVFGAKRVLINLYFSEEEQAQMKMEETHELKTFMLKFEKNVDVIWGAGYDNSLGNDIKITILATGFDVTLPENNIPAINKDGKKPEPRKTTDPLADQYGEDALRENERIKARMQYVILDPSQMDDEELLEKIDNSPAYNRDSQFKAQMQNKNTAPEAEEKEKDNDKEKEGNNHTGKIFFNN, from the coding sequence ATGGACGAGAACGAAATGATGGACTTCGGGTTCAAATCTGCCTCACCTTCCATTATTAAGGTGATAGGTGTGGGTGGTGGTGGCGGTAATGCCGTGAACCACATGTACAAACAAGGTATCAACGATGTTACCTTCGTATTGTGCAATACCGATAATCAGGCACTGACTAAGTCTCCTATCCCACGGAAAGTACAGCTGGGAAAATCCATCACCCAGGGGTTGGGTGCCGGCAATAAACCAGAAATAGCCCGTGCAGCCGCAGAAGAAAGTGAAGAAGAAATCTCAAAACTATTCAACGACGGCACCAAAATGGTATTCATCACAGCAGGTATGGGTGGCGGAACCGGCACAGGAGCAGCACCAGTAGTGGCACGCATTGCAAAGGGGCTGGGCGTACTTACAGTAGGAATAGTTACAATCCCATTCCTTTTCGAAGGAGAACCTAAAATAAGGAAAGCATTAGCAGGGGTTGAAGAAATGCGGCAATATGTAGATGCTCTCCTCGTCATCAACAATGAAAGGTTAAGCGAAATATACCCCGACTTAAATTTCATGAATGCTTTTGCCAAAGCAGATGACACACTTACGACTGCCGCCAGGAGCATTGCGGAAATCATTACGACCAACAGCCACGTAAATCTCGACTTCGCCGATGTTAACACGACACTGAGAGACGGTGGTGTAGCCATTATCAGTACTGGTTTCGGTTCAGGTGAAAAACGTCTGACCAAAGCTATTGAGGACGCCCTCCATTCTCCTTTGCTCAATAACAAAGATGTATTCGGAGCAAAGCGTGTACTCATTAACCTATATTTCTCTGAAGAGGAACAGGCACAAATGAAAATGGAGGAAACACATGAATTAAAAACATTCATGCTTAAATTTGAAAAGAATGTAGATGTTATATGGGGAGCCGGTTACGACAATTCACTTGGGAACGATATCAAGATCACAATCCTCGCAACCGGTTTTGACGTAACACTTCCGGAAAATAATATTCCTGCTATAAACAAAGACGGTAAAAAACCGGAACCGAGAAAAACTACCGATCCTTTGGCAGACCAGTATGGAGAAGACGCACTACGAGAGAACGAACGCATCAAAGCACGTATGCAATATGTCATACTGGATCCGTCCCAAATGGATGACGAAGAATTACTGGAAAAAATAGACAATAGCCCGGCTTATAACAGGGATTCTCAATTCAAAGCGCAGATGCAAAATAAAAATACGGCACCTGAGGCGGAAGAAAAAGAGAAGGATAATGATAAAGAAAAAGAAGGTAATAACCATACAGGAAAAATATTCTTTAATAACTAA
- a CDS encoding cob(I)yrinic acid a,c-diamide adenosyltransferase, with product MKKSNVYTFTGDKGTTSLVGGKRVPKTDVRLEAYGTVDELNTQIGFLLSLPDIDNMNRKLLHFAQNKLFVIGSYLATDISFTELREASKMKDEDIKRIEQRIDEMDEVLPPLNAFILPGGTPAASAAHICRTVCRRAERRICDVAATHKVDENILRFVNRLSDYFFVLARFNNIENKQDEFFWNKSC from the coding sequence ATGAAAAAAAGTAATGTATATACATTTACCGGTGACAAAGGTACCACATCGCTGGTAGGAGGGAAAAGGGTTCCCAAAACAGATGTTCGCTTAGAAGCCTATGGCACGGTCGACGAACTGAATACGCAAATAGGCTTCCTGCTCAGTTTGCCAGATATTGACAACATGAACAGAAAACTTCTACATTTCGCCCAAAACAAACTTTTCGTTATAGGTTCATACTTGGCAACAGACATTTCCTTTACGGAATTAAGGGAAGCCAGCAAAATGAAAGATGAAGATATAAAACGTATAGAACAACGCATTGATGAGATGGACGAAGTTTTACCTCCCCTAAATGCGTTTATTCTGCCCGGAGGAACCCCCGCCGCCTCTGCCGCACACATATGCCGTACTGTATGCCGACGGGCCGAACGGCGTATTTGCGACGTAGCTGCAACTCACAAAGTAGATGAAAATATTCTACGTTTCGTAAACCGTCTTTCGGACTATTTCTTTGTTCTCGCCCGTTTTAACAATATAGAAAATAAACAAGACGAATTTTTTTGGAATAAAAGTTGTTAA
- a CDS encoding GatB/YqeY domain-containing protein, with protein MNLFDRVSSDIKNAMLAKDKVRLEALRGIKKEFLEAKTAKGSDGELSDDTALKILAKMVKQRKESAQIYTEQNRPDLAEPELAEAKVIEEYLPKQMTETELEAELKVIIAEVGATSAKEMGKVMGIASKKLAGRADGKAISAKVKELLA; from the coding sequence ATGAATTTATTTGACCGGGTCAGCAGTGACATCAAAAATGCCATGCTGGCAAAAGACAAAGTGAGACTGGAAGCCCTTAGAGGAATAAAAAAAGAATTCTTGGAAGCTAAGACCGCCAAAGGTTCCGACGGAGAACTCAGTGACGACACCGCTCTTAAAATTCTGGCAAAAATGGTGAAACAACGCAAAGAAAGCGCCCAGATATATACCGAACAAAACCGCCCGGACCTGGCAGAACCAGAACTTGCAGAAGCAAAAGTAATAGAAGAATATCTTCCGAAGCAAATGACTGAAACAGAACTGGAAGCAGAACTCAAAGTAATAATAGCCGAAGTCGGTGCCACATCGGCTAAAGAAATGGGGAAAGTAATGGGTATAGCATCCAAAAAACTTGCCGGACGTGCAGATGGTAAAGCAATCTCTGCAAAAGTTAAAGAATTATTGGCATAA
- a CDS encoding DUF6371 domain-containing protein, whose amino-acid sequence MSEYRFHLQKYRFGSKITCPSCGKSRCFVRYIDEQGSITFPGNVGKCDHENSCGYHYTPKEYFKDNPNILRMTESIGKSFQSIIYKPVDKNPVSYVPSSYVERSQSHYSINPLFQYFCRVFGEDETSRLFGMYRIGTSAKWGGSAVFWQMDINGLVRTGKVMCYNAETGHRVKEPQAFVGWAHSELKLQDFHLKQCLFGEHLLKNSTSPVMLVESEKTAVVMSHFISDYIWLATGGKNGCFNSDAMQILKDREVTLIPDLGATEQWKEKSALLSGICKKVIVSNVLECTSDEEQRSQGLDIADFFLFSPSKRQILQQMIQRNPILQTLIDELGLELIE is encoded by the coding sequence ATGAGTGAATACAGATTTCATTTACAGAAATACAGATTCGGAAGCAAGATTACTTGTCCGAGTTGTGGTAAAAGCCGATGTTTTGTCAGGTATATTGATGAACAAGGTAGTATTACCTTTCCTGGTAATGTTGGGAAGTGTGACCATGAGAACAGTTGCGGGTATCACTATACACCTAAAGAATACTTCAAGGATAATCCTAATATATTGAGAATGACTGAGAGTATAGGCAAATCATTCCAGTCCATCATTTATAAGCCGGTAGACAAGAATCCAGTTTCATATGTCCCTTCTTCCTATGTCGAAAGGAGTCAATCGCATTATTCGATTAACCCTTTGTTCCAATATTTCTGCCGAGTGTTTGGCGAAGATGAGACAAGCAGGCTGTTTGGAATGTATCGCATAGGAACATCTGCAAAATGGGGAGGCTCTGCAGTTTTCTGGCAGATGGATATAAATGGACTGGTAAGAACCGGTAAGGTGATGTGTTATAATGCAGAAACAGGGCATCGGGTTAAGGAGCCTCAGGCATTTGTCGGATGGGCTCATTCTGAGTTGAAATTGCAGGATTTCCATTTGAAGCAATGCCTGTTTGGAGAACATCTTTTGAAGAACTCTACTTCTCCGGTAATGCTGGTCGAAAGTGAAAAGACTGCTGTTGTCATGAGTCATTTTATATCCGATTATATATGGCTGGCGACTGGTGGCAAGAACGGTTGTTTCAACAGCGATGCGATGCAGATTCTTAAAGACAGGGAAGTAACACTCATCCCTGATTTAGGAGCAACTGAACAATGGAAAGAAAAGTCTGCTTTGTTGTCGGGAATTTGCAAAAAGGTCATTGTCTCCAATGTATTGGAATGTACATCTGATGAAGAACAACGCAGCCAAGGATTGGACATTGCGGACTTCTTTCTCTTTTCACCATCCAAGCGGCAGATACTCCAGCAAATGATTCAGCGCAATCCTATCCTACAAACCCTGATTGATGAAC
- a CDS encoding LOG family protein translates to MENITVFCASSDDIDNIYYKEASIIGQWIGNKYKRLIYGGATGGLMEAIAQSAKNNNAGITGVITKRIIEMGRLSSLPDTLITTDTMGERKQKLTELGDIFVILPGGIGTIDELFDVLTTRMLGYHDKPILFCNTGGFYNPLLRQLEQFYKTGFAKETCFTFYEVAGNAEECCRILETYC, encoded by the coding sequence ATGGAAAATATCACGGTTTTTTGCGCATCCTCCGATGACATCGACAATATATATTATAAAGAAGCATCCATCATAGGACAATGGATAGGAAACAAATATAAACGTCTTATCTATGGCGGAGCTACCGGAGGACTGATGGAAGCCATTGCACAGTCAGCAAAAAACAATAATGCCGGGATAACCGGCGTTATCACAAAGCGTATCATTGAGATGGGACGCCTCAGCTCATTACCCGACACCCTTATCACTACCGACACCATGGGTGAACGAAAACAAAAACTAACGGAACTGGGTGATATATTCGTTATTCTGCCCGGAGGTATAGGTACGATAGACGAACTATTCGATGTACTTACGACCCGTATGCTGGGGTATCATGACAAACCTATTCTGTTCTGTAATACAGGAGGATTTTACAACCCTTTGCTCCGGCAACTGGAACAATTTTATAAGACAGGATTTGCAAAAGAAACATGCTTTACTTTCTACGAAGTTGCCGGAAATGCAGAAGAATGCTGCCGGATACTCGAAACCTATTGTTAA